In Leisingera methylohalidivorans DSM 14336, a single genomic region encodes these proteins:
- a CDS encoding thymidylate synthase produces the protein MRHPEYQYLDLIERVLEYGDERVDRTGVGTRSLFGAMVRFDLSDGTAPILTTKRVYWKTAIKEMLWFLTGGTNIQPLLRENVRIWTDWPLAAYRRETGESVTQEEFERRIVEDDGFAAQWGELGPVYGKQWRRWMGSDGREHDQIGTLIRALRETPASRRLLFHGWNVAELGEMALPPCHMVYQYHVTSDGRLNCLLLQRSVDLLLGAAFNYVGATALQLMLAQQAGLRPGELVWVGGDVHLYRNHFDQAREQLGREPRALPKISLAKRAESIDDYRIEDFEVEGYDPHPHIKADVAV, from the coding sequence ATGCGGCATCCGGAGTATCAGTACCTGGATCTGATCGAACGGGTCCTGGAATACGGGGACGAGCGGGTTGACAGAACGGGCGTCGGCACCCGCTCGCTGTTTGGCGCCATGGTCCGCTTTGATCTGTCGGATGGCACCGCGCCGATTCTGACGACCAAGCGCGTCTATTGGAAAACCGCGATCAAGGAAATGCTTTGGTTCCTGACAGGGGGAACCAATATTCAGCCCCTGCTGCGGGAGAACGTCCGGATCTGGACGGACTGGCCGCTGGCGGCTTACCGCCGCGAGACTGGGGAGAGCGTCACGCAAGAGGAATTCGAGCGCAGGATTGTCGAGGATGACGGGTTCGCAGCGCAATGGGGTGAGCTTGGCCCCGTGTACGGCAAGCAGTGGCGGCGCTGGATGGGATCCGACGGCCGCGAACATGACCAGATCGGGACGCTGATCCGGGCGCTGCGCGAAACCCCTGCGAGCCGGCGTCTGCTCTTTCACGGCTGGAACGTTGCGGAACTGGGAGAGATGGCGCTGCCGCCCTGCCATATGGTCTATCAGTATCATGTGACCTCCGACGGGCGTTTGAACTGCCTATTGTTGCAGAGATCGGTCGATTTGCTGCTGGGCGCGGCCTTCAACTATGTCGGGGCTACTGCGCTGCAGCTGATGCTTGCGCAGCAAGCGGGCCTTCGCCCCGGCGAATTGGTCTGGGTCGGAGGGGATGTGCACCTCTACCGCAACCATTTTGACCAAGCGCGTGAGCAGCTGGGGCGTGAACCTCGGGCGTTGCCGAAGATTTCGCTGGCCAAACGTGCGGAGAGTATTGACGACTACCGGATTGAGGACTTCGAGGTCGAAGGTTACGATCCCCATCCGCACATAAAGGCCGACGTCGCGGTGTAG
- a CDS encoding dihydrofolate reductase: MITLIAARARNGAIGKDNDIPWFAPEDLKAFQRETLGGALIMGRNTWDSLPVKPLKNRLNLVVSSNPRAAGTVLPSIGAAVQEAYAQGYRRVYGIGGEGIYRGMLEMADRLLITEVDLTVEDADAYFPDFRQEEWSKTGETVLRESGPACVMAEYLRRG, from the coding sequence ATGATAACTCTGATCGCTGCGCGGGCGCGCAACGGCGCCATTGGCAAGGACAATGATATCCCATGGTTTGCACCAGAGGATCTGAAAGCGTTTCAGCGTGAGACGCTGGGCGGCGCCCTCATCATGGGCCGGAACACCTGGGACAGCCTGCCGGTTAAGCCGTTGAAAAACCGCCTGAACCTGGTGGTGTCTTCCAATCCTCGGGCGGCCGGGACCGTGCTGCCGTCAATCGGGGCGGCAGTGCAGGAGGCCTATGCGCAAGGCTACCGCCGGGTCTATGGCATTGGCGGCGAAGGCATTTACCGGGGCATGCTGGAGATGGCGGACCGGCTGCTGATCACCGAGGTGGATCTGACGGTTGAGGATGCGGACGCCTATTTCCCGGACTTCCGGCAAGAGGAGTGGAGCAAGACCGGCGAAACGGTGCTGCGCGAAAGCGGTCCGGCCTGTGTGATGGCCGAGTATCTGCGGCGGGGCTGA
- a CDS encoding cold-shock protein, with the protein MPSGTVKWFNTSKGYGFIEPDQGGKDVFVHISAVERSGMTGLADNMKVGYELSEGRDGRQMAAELKEL; encoded by the coding sequence ATGCCAAGTGGCACCGTGAAGTGGTTTAACACCAGCAAAGGGTATGGGTTTATTGAACCCGATCAAGGCGGCAAGGATGTGTTCGTGCACATTTCCGCGGTGGAACGGTCGGGCATGACCGGCCTCGCCGACAACATGAAAGTCGGCTACGAGCTGTCCGAAGGCCGCGATGGCCGCCAAATGGCTGCAGAGCTGAAAGAGCTTTGA
- a CDS encoding ArsC/Spx/MgsR family protein, whose product MKIYGLKNCDTCRKALKKIENSTLVDIRADGMPEGLLETAYAQFGAKLVNTRSTTWRGLSEQERAGAPLALLREHPALMKRPLIDRDGELFLGWDQNTQAALGGT is encoded by the coding sequence ATGAAGATCTATGGGCTGAAAAACTGCGATACATGCCGTAAGGCGTTGAAGAAGATTGAAAATTCAACTCTGGTGGACATTCGTGCCGATGGCATGCCAGAGGGGCTGCTGGAGACGGCCTATGCGCAATTCGGCGCGAAGCTGGTCAATACGCGGTCAACCACCTGGCGTGGTCTGAGCGAGCAGGAGCGGGCAGGTGCGCCGCTGGCGCTGCTGCGCGAGCATCCGGCGCTGATGAAGCGGCCATTGATCGACCGCGACGGGGAATTATTCCTGGGTTGGGATCAGAACACACAGGCGGCTCTTGGCGGAACTTGA
- a CDS encoding DoxX family protein, translated as MHALVSIHNAVFDLVERAGERLMPLAARFVFASTLLLYFWNSGLTKLGDGFSGLFTPSIGAYSQIFPKQLEAAGYDVSQFGLLQKLVVLAGTYAEFILPLMIVIGLATRLASFGMIGFIIVQSLTDVVGHGATDDKTLGALFDRFPDAAILDQRLLWIFVLTYLVVKGAGALSVDALLRRRMEPAIA; from the coding sequence ATGCACGCACTTGTCTCCATTCACAACGCCGTTTTCGACCTGGTGGAACGGGCCGGAGAGCGGCTGATGCCGCTGGCCGCCCGCTTTGTCTTTGCGTCAACGCTGCTGCTGTATTTCTGGAACTCCGGCCTGACCAAGCTGGGCGACGGTTTCTCCGGCCTGTTCACCCCCTCAATCGGTGCCTACAGCCAGATCTTCCCGAAACAGCTGGAGGCTGCGGGCTATGATGTCTCGCAATTCGGCCTGTTGCAGAAACTGGTGGTGCTTGCAGGCACCTACGCCGAGTTTATCCTGCCGCTGATGATCGTGATCGGCCTGGCCACGCGCCTGGCGTCCTTCGGCATGATCGGCTTTATCATCGTTCAATCCCTCACCGATGTCGTCGGCCACGGCGCCACAGACGACAAGACGCTGGGCGCCCTTTTCGACCGTTTCCCGGATGCCGCAATCCTGGATCAGCGACTGTTGTGGATCTTTGTGCTGACCTATCTGGTGGTGAAAGGCGCAGGCGCCCTGTCGGTGGATGCTTTGCTGCGCCGCCGGATGGAACCGGCAATCGCCTGA
- a CDS encoding DNA-binding domain-containing protein: MSVSQADFTRAMMDADLPVPDGLTDHHARPAGRRFSVYRNNIAVSLTEAMHSAFPVIARLLGKQNMDGLAGLYLRRHPPSSPLMMFYGKHFPEFLEGMEQLKHLGYLGDVARLELALRRAYHAADAAPIPPEALGALPPDALMNARLQLAPAVQVLRSPWPVHGLWRYNTEDGAPKPQAEAQDVLITRPEYDPIPQVPPPAGATWIRALMTGASIGQALDQAAAEDQTFDLGATLALLLQGGAITGLDSKG; this comes from the coding sequence ATGAGTGTATCCCAAGCAGACTTCACCCGCGCCATGATGGATGCAGACCTGCCGGTTCCGGACGGTCTGACCGATCACCACGCCCGGCCCGCCGGGCGCCGCTTCAGCGTCTACCGCAACAATATCGCCGTGTCGCTGACCGAAGCGATGCACAGCGCCTTTCCGGTGATTGCCAGGCTTTTGGGCAAGCAGAACATGGACGGGCTGGCAGGGCTGTACCTGCGCCGGCACCCGCCGTCGTCGCCGCTGATGATGTTCTACGGCAAGCATTTCCCGGAATTCCTGGAAGGCATGGAACAGCTCAAGCACCTCGGCTACCTTGGCGATGTGGCCCGTTTGGAACTGGCCCTGCGCCGCGCCTATCACGCCGCCGACGCCGCCCCCATCCCGCCCGAGGCGCTTGGCGCCTTGCCGCCGGACGCGCTGATGAACGCCCGGCTGCAGCTGGCCCCGGCGGTGCAGGTGCTGCGCTCGCCCTGGCCCGTTCATGGCCTCTGGCGCTACAACACCGAAGACGGCGCGCCCAAGCCCCAGGCAGAGGCCCAGGATGTGCTGATCACCCGCCCCGAATACGATCCCATTCCCCAGGTCCCGCCGCCCGCCGGCGCAACCTGGATCCGCGCCCTGATGACGGGTGCCAGCATCGGCCAGGCTTTGGATCAGGCCGCCGCCGAAGACCAAACATTCGACCTGGGTGCCACGCTGGCCCTGCTGTTGCAGGGCGGCGCGATAACCGGACTGGACAGCAAAGGGTAA
- a CDS encoding DUF692 domain-containing protein: MLDAASHDRLPAAPGVGYKPQHFTPITADPGTVKWLEIHAENYMGDGGRPLAQLRRLAEDFAMSVHGVGLSIGGEDPLDAGHLSRLKHLVGWLNPASFSEHLAWSTHDSRFYNDLLPLPYTDTSLQRICDHIDQLQDTIGRPMLLENPSSYLAFAESTWSEPAFLAEISRRTGCGLLLDVNNVFVSATNLDFSPQGYIDAFPLEKVGEIHLGGHDEDEDGHGRPLLIDSHGRAVVDPVWALLDYTLAQSGPKPVLVEWDNDVPDWPTLEAEAARAAAALERVPA; the protein is encoded by the coding sequence ATGCTTGACGCCGCATCACATGACAGGCTGCCCGCCGCCCCCGGCGTTGGCTACAAGCCGCAGCATTTCACCCCGATCACTGCGGATCCGGGCACTGTCAAATGGTTGGAAATCCACGCCGAAAACTACATGGGGGATGGCGGCCGCCCGCTTGCGCAGCTGCGCCGCCTTGCCGAAGATTTTGCCATGTCAGTGCATGGCGTCGGCCTGTCCATCGGCGGCGAAGACCCGCTGGATGCCGGCCACCTCTCCCGGCTCAAACACCTGGTTGGCTGGCTGAACCCCGCCAGTTTCTCCGAGCATCTGGCCTGGTCCACGCATGACAGCCGCTTTTACAACGACCTGCTGCCGCTGCCCTATACGGACACCAGCCTGCAGCGGATCTGCGATCACATCGACCAATTGCAGGACACCATCGGACGGCCGATGCTGCTGGAAAACCCCTCCAGCTATCTCGCCTTTGCCGAAAGCACCTGGTCCGAGCCGGCGTTTCTTGCGGAAATCTCCCGCCGGACCGGCTGCGGGCTGCTGTTGGACGTGAACAACGTCTTTGTCTCGGCCACCAACCTTGATTTCTCGCCGCAGGGCTACATCGACGCCTTTCCGCTCGAGAAGGTGGGCGAAATCCACCTTGGCGGCCATGACGAGGATGAAGACGGCCATGGCCGCCCCCTGCTGATCGACAGCCACGGCCGCGCGGTGGTGGATCCGGTCTGGGCGCTGCTGGATTATACCCTCGCCCAATCCGGACCCAAGCCGGTGCTGGTCGAATGGGACAACGACGTGCCGGACTGGCCCACCCTGGAGGCCGAGGCCGCCCGCGCCGCAGCCGCGCTGGAGCGCGTCCCGGCATGA
- a CDS encoding DUF2282 domain-containing protein — protein MSNTAKSLAVAGAVAAALTAASTMPAAAATKEKCYGVSLAGQNDCAAGPGTTCAGTSTTDYQGNAWTLVDAGTCTGLELPAMADGTERKGSLEPLERDQPA, from the coding sequence ATGTCGAATACCGCAAAATCCCTGGCCGTCGCCGGCGCCGTCGCCGCCGCTCTGACCGCTGCTTCGACCATGCCCGCTGCCGCCGCCACCAAGGAAAAATGCTACGGCGTTTCGCTGGCTGGCCAGAACGACTGCGCGGCCGGCCCCGGCACCACCTGCGCGGGCACCTCGACCACCGACTATCAGGGCAACGCCTGGACGCTGGTTGACGCCGGCACCTGTACTGGCCTTGAGCTGCCGGCCATGGCTGACGGCACCGAGCGCAAAGGCTCGCTGGAGCCGCTGGAGCGCGACCAGCCGGCATAA
- the thrS gene encoding threonine--tRNA ligase, translating to MAQISLTFPDGNARSYDAGVTPAQVASGISTSLAKKAISATVNDQHWDLQWPIEGDATIAIHTMKDEAQANELIRHDLAHVMARAVQEIWPDTKVTIGPVIENGWYYDFDRAEPFTPEDLGTIEKKMKDIINKRDEVRTEVWERTRAIQHYTDLGEPYKVELIESIPGDEPLRMYWHGDWQDLCRGPHLQHTGQLPGDAFKLMSIAGAYWRGDSSRAMLQRIYGVAFTGKEKLKAHLTMLEEAAKRDHRKLGREMDLFHMQEEAPGQIFWHPNGWKIYTQLQDYMRRQQDRGGYVEVNTPQVVDRKLWEASGHWEKYQENMFIVEVDEEHAREKAVNALKPMNCPCHVQIFNQGLKSYRDLPLRMAEFGSCNRYEPSGALHGIMRVRGFTQDDAHIFCAEDQIEAETKKFIDFLSTIYKDLGFEKFSVKFSDRPEKRSGSDEVWDKSEAALKAATEAAGCAYELNPGEGAFYGPKLEFVLTDAIGRDWQCGTLQVDFVLPERLDATYIGPDGAKHRPVMLHRATLGSFERFIGILIEEHAGKLPFWLAPRQVVVASITSEADDYVQEVVAELKQAGVRAEADIRNEKINYKVREHSVGKVPVILAVGHREVEERTVSVRRLGEKQTKVDSLENVTKALAEEATPPDLL from the coding sequence ATGGCCCAAATCTCTCTCACCTTCCCCGATGGCAATGCACGATCCTATGACGCAGGCGTAACCCCTGCGCAGGTGGCCTCCGGCATTTCCACCTCGCTGGCCAAAAAGGCCATTTCCGCCACCGTCAATGATCAGCACTGGGACCTGCAGTGGCCCATTGAAGGCGACGCCACCATTGCCATCCACACCATGAAGGACGAGGCCCAGGCCAACGAGCTGATCCGCCATGACCTGGCGCATGTGATGGCGCGCGCGGTGCAGGAAATCTGGCCCGACACCAAGGTCACCATCGGCCCGGTGATTGAAAACGGCTGGTACTACGATTTCGACCGGGCTGAGCCCTTCACCCCCGAAGACCTCGGCACCATTGAGAAAAAGATGAAGGACATCATCAACAAGCGCGATGAGGTCCGCACCGAGGTCTGGGAGCGCACCCGCGCAATCCAGCATTACACCGACTTGGGCGAACCCTATAAGGTCGAGCTGATCGAAAGCATCCCCGGCGATGAGCCGCTGCGGATGTATTGGCACGGCGACTGGCAGGATCTCTGCCGCGGCCCGCATCTGCAGCACACCGGCCAGCTGCCGGGCGATGCCTTCAAGCTGATGTCGATCGCCGGCGCCTACTGGCGCGGCGACAGCTCGCGCGCGATGCTGCAGCGGATCTACGGCGTCGCCTTCACCGGCAAGGAAAAGCTGAAGGCCCACCTCACCATGCTGGAAGAGGCCGCCAAGCGCGACCACCGCAAGCTGGGCCGCGAGATGGACCTGTTTCACATGCAGGAAGAGGCGCCGGGCCAGATCTTCTGGCACCCGAACGGCTGGAAGATCTACACCCAGCTGCAGGACTACATGCGCCGCCAGCAGGACCGCGGCGGCTATGTCGAGGTGAACACCCCGCAGGTCGTCGACCGCAAGCTGTGGGAGGCCTCGGGCCACTGGGAGAAATACCAGGAAAACATGTTCATCGTCGAAGTCGACGAGGAACACGCCCGCGAAAAGGCCGTGAACGCGCTGAAGCCGATGAACTGCCCCTGCCACGTGCAGATCTTCAACCAGGGCCTCAAGTCCTACCGCGACCTGCCGCTGCGGATGGCCGAATTCGGCTCCTGCAACCGCTATGAGCCTTCGGGCGCGCTGCACGGCATCATGCGGGTGCGCGGCTTTACCCAGGATGACGCGCATATTTTCTGCGCCGAAGACCAGATCGAGGCGGAAACCAAGAAGTTCATCGACTTCCTGTCCACCATCTACAAGGACCTCGGATTCGAGAAGTTTTCGGTCAAATTCTCCGACCGTCCGGAAAAACGCTCCGGCTCGGACGAGGTCTGGGACAAATCCGAGGCAGCCCTGAAGGCCGCAACCGAGGCCGCGGGCTGCGCCTATGAGCTGAACCCCGGCGAAGGCGCCTTCTACGGCCCCAAGCTGGAGTTCGTGCTGACCGACGCTATCGGCCGCGACTGGCAGTGCGGCACCCTGCAGGTGGACTTCGTGCTGCCCGAGCGCCTGGATGCCACCTACATCGGGCCGGACGGCGCCAAGCACCGCCCGGTGATGCTGCACCGCGCAACGCTCGGCTCCTTCGAGCGCTTCATCGGCATCCTGATCGAAGAGCACGCAGGCAAGCTGCCGTTCTGGCTGGCGCCGCGGCAGGTGGTTGTCGCCTCGATCACCTCCGAGGCGGATGACTATGTGCAGGAGGTCGTCGCGGAACTGAAACAGGCAGGCGTGCGCGCCGAGGCCGACATCCGCAACGAAAAGATCAACTACAAGGTCCGCGAGCATTCGGTCGGCAAGGTGCCGGTCATCCTCGCCGTCGGCCACCGCGAGGTGGAGGAGCGCACCGTCTCCGTCCGCCGTCTTGGCGAAAAGCAGACCAAGGTCGACTCCCTGGAAAATGTTACAAAGGCGCTGGCGGAGGAAGCAACCCCGCCGGACCTTCTGTAA
- a CDS encoding DUF4105 domain-containing protein codes for MFRLIKGAVIAAAILAVALATAWAALALWYRLPFGPIPRGLLAGGFTLFGLAVIAGLLRRRALRALAAFTLALAAVILWWSTLVPPSERNWSPDVARQVTGQVDGNTLTLTDVRNFAWQTPEDYSERWETRSYDLTALDTVDLFMSYWAGPQMAHMIVSFGFENGDHIAWSVEVRRQAGGGFSPIADLFKSNTLVILAADERDVIGTRTNARGENVQLFRIDVSPETARTLLMQYVDAANSLAARPEWYNSLTTNCSTVVMTMIRAFADEVPLDWRVLANGYLPDYAWEQGVLDQTRTIGELRALGSITPIAQAHGVTPDYSAVIREGVPAFASN; via the coding sequence ATGTTCAGACTCATCAAAGGCGCTGTGATCGCCGCCGCCATTTTGGCCGTCGCCCTGGCCACCGCCTGGGCGGCTTTGGCGCTGTGGTACCGGCTGCCCTTCGGCCCGATACCGCGCGGCCTGCTGGCAGGCGGATTCACCCTGTTCGGCCTTGCCGTCATCGCCGGGCTGCTCCGCAGGCGTGCCTTGCGTGCGCTGGCCGCATTCACCCTGGCACTGGCCGCGGTGATCCTGTGGTGGTCCACCCTCGTGCCGCCTTCCGAACGCAACTGGTCCCCCGACGTGGCCCGCCAGGTTACCGGCCAGGTTGACGGCAACACGCTCACGCTTACGGATGTGCGCAACTTTGCCTGGCAGACGCCAGAAGACTACAGCGAACGCTGGGAGACCCGCAGCTATGACCTGACCGCGCTCGACACGGTGGATCTGTTCATGTCCTATTGGGCCGGGCCGCAAATGGCGCATATGATCGTCAGCTTCGGCTTTGAAAACGGCGATCACATCGCCTGGTCGGTTGAGGTGCGGCGCCAGGCCGGCGGCGGCTTCTCTCCCATTGCCGACCTGTTCAAGTCCAACACCCTGGTGATCCTGGCCGCCGATGAACGCGACGTGATCGGAACCCGCACCAACGCCCGCGGCGAAAACGTGCAGCTGTTCCGCATTGACGTCAGCCCCGAAACCGCCCGCACCTTGCTGATGCAATATGTCGACGCCGCCAACAGCCTTGCCGCCCGGCCAGAGTGGTACAATTCGCTCACCACCAATTGCTCCACCGTGGTGATGACAATGATCCGCGCCTTTGCGGACGAAGTGCCGCTGGACTGGCGGGTTCTGGCCAATGGCTACCTGCCGGATTACGCATGGGAACAAGGTGTGCTCGACCAGACCCGCACAATCGGCGAGCTGCGCGCCCTGGGCAGCATCACCCCGATCGCCCAGGCCCACGGCGTGACCCCGGACTATTCCGCCGTGATTCGCGAAGGCGTCCCCGCCTTCGCATCGAACTGA
- a CDS encoding alpha/beta hydrolase, which produces MPATSFLETAQGRRIAYHKSDGQGPCVVFLGGLKSDMEGTKAVHLEAWAKARGQAFLRFDYSGHGESSGTFEEGCIGDWHEDTLEAVAHLTDGDIVPVGSSMGGWQALLLAREVPERIKGMVTIAAAPDFTEDGYWANFTDAQKAELEAQGYVELPSDYMEPYHVSKRMIEDGRQRLVLRSPLFLPFRTRCLQGTADTAVSTGTALRLLDHAACADMRLTLVKDADHRFSDEACLTMIEDAVLDILSGD; this is translated from the coding sequence ATGCCCGCCACATCTTTCCTCGAGACCGCCCAGGGCCGCAGGATTGCCTATCACAAGAGCGACGGGCAGGGGCCATGCGTGGTGTTTCTGGGCGGGCTGAAATCCGACATGGAGGGCACCAAGGCGGTGCATCTGGAAGCCTGGGCCAAGGCGCGCGGTCAGGCCTTTCTGCGGTTCGACTATTCCGGCCATGGTGAAAGTTCGGGCACGTTTGAGGAAGGCTGCATCGGCGACTGGCACGAGGATACGCTGGAGGCGGTGGCGCATCTGACCGATGGGGACATCGTCCCGGTGGGGTCATCGATGGGCGGCTGGCAGGCGCTGCTGCTGGCGCGGGAGGTGCCGGAGCGGATCAAGGGGATGGTCACCATCGCGGCGGCACCGGATTTCACCGAGGACGGGTACTGGGCCAATTTTACGGACGCGCAGAAGGCCGAGCTGGAAGCCCAAGGCTATGTGGAGCTGCCCAGCGATTACATGGAGCCCTATCATGTCTCCAAGCGGATGATCGAAGACGGGCGCCAGCGGCTGGTGCTGCGCTCGCCCTTGTTCCTGCCCTTCAGGACGCGTTGCCTGCAGGGTACGGCGGATACCGCCGTGTCAACCGGGACCGCGCTGCGGCTGCTGGATCATGCCGCCTGTGCCGACATGCGGCTGACCCTGGTCAAGGACGCCGACCACCGGTTCTCGGATGAGGCTTGCCTGACAATGATCGAAGACGCCGTTCTGGACATTCTGAGCGGGGATTGA
- a CDS encoding VOC family protein codes for MEQRVSLITLGVPDMEMAAAFYEALGWQRAESPDGVIAFDLISQTLGLYPLAALAAETGLAEAELGTGAVTLSHNTRSKEDVAALLAAAEAAGAEVLKPAQDVFWGGHHGYFRSPDGHIWEIAFNPFSELAANGAFCWNGY; via the coding sequence ATGGAACAGAGGGTAAGCCTGATTACGCTGGGTGTGCCGGATATGGAAATGGCGGCTGCCTTTTACGAAGCACTGGGGTGGCAGCGTGCTGAAAGCCCGGACGGGGTGATTGCCTTTGATCTGATCTCCCAGACCTTGGGGCTGTATCCGCTGGCGGCGCTGGCGGCTGAGACGGGTCTAGCAGAAGCAGAGCTGGGCACCGGTGCGGTGACGCTGAGCCACAACACCCGCAGCAAGGAGGACGTGGCTGCGCTGCTGGCGGCAGCAGAGGCGGCTGGCGCCGAAGTGCTGAAGCCTGCGCAGGATGTGTTCTGGGGCGGGCATCACGGCTATTTCCGAAGCCCGGACGGGCACATCTGGGAAATCGCGTTCAACCCGTTTTCAGAACTGGCCGCCAATGGCGCCTTTTGCTGGAACGGCTATTAG
- a CDS encoding alpha/beta fold hydrolase, with protein sequence MPYDQQPCREPLVLLPGIMCDGRIFDAQVRSFSGSMPVMVLPLAGGDTVEKIAARMLAHLPPRFALAGVSLGGIVAMELLRRAPERISRLCIMGANPLAETPEQAADREPYIIAARTGRLQDVLRETLPLEALAPGPGRLEVHNLFCQMGMELGPQMFVAQARALQRRLDQQATMRRVHVPALVLAGEHDTITPVAKLQVLAQLIPDAQLQVIAGAGHLPVLEQPDAVNRALLHWLAVPVS encoded by the coding sequence ATGCCTTATGACCAGCAACCGTGCCGGGAACCTTTGGTTCTGCTGCCGGGGATAATGTGCGACGGCCGGATTTTTGACGCTCAGGTCAGGAGTTTTTCCGGCAGTATGCCCGTGATGGTGCTGCCGCTGGCGGGCGGCGACACGGTGGAAAAGATTGCCGCCCGGATGCTGGCCCATTTGCCGCCGCGGTTTGCCCTGGCAGGCGTGTCGCTGGGCGGGATCGTGGCGATGGAGCTGCTGCGCCGCGCCCCTGAACGGATCAGCCGGCTGTGCATCATGGGCGCGAACCCGCTGGCGGAAACGCCGGAGCAGGCCGCCGACCGGGAACCGTATATCATAGCAGCCCGGACCGGACGGCTGCAGGATGTGCTGCGCGAGACGCTGCCGCTGGAGGCGCTGGCGCCGGGGCCGGGCAGGCTGGAAGTCCACAACCTGTTCTGCCAGATGGGGATGGAACTGGGGCCGCAGATGTTTGTGGCGCAGGCCCGCGCGCTGCAGCGGCGGCTGGATCAGCAGGCGACAATGCGGCGGGTGCATGTTCCGGCGCTGGTATTGGCCGGGGAGCATGACACGATCACCCCGGTCGCCAAACTGCAGGTGCTGGCGCAGCTGATCCCGGATGCGCAGCTGCAGGTGATCGCCGGGGCCGGGCATTTGCCGGTGCTGGAGCAGCCCGACGCCGTGAACCGGGCGCTGCTGCACTGGCTGGCCGTGCCGGTGTCCTAA
- a CDS encoding DUF6151 family protein, with amino-acid sequence MGDGLAFSCNCGALRGEVSAQGIKDGTRVVCYCADCRANELHHGRPDPAPDPVDLFQLAPDSITITQGAAHLKALRFGPRGPLRWYASCCGTPFANTLAKPTLPFAGMRADLFQDTSALGKIRAKAFLPVTGKQTRTKGGGVLAWGILSRMITSRLSGRWRETPFFDAATGKPVAEPELLCKDQRAKLYS; translated from the coding sequence ATGGGGGACGGGCTGGCGTTTTCCTGCAATTGCGGGGCCTTGCGCGGCGAAGTGTCAGCGCAGGGCATCAAAGACGGCACCCGTGTTGTCTGCTATTGCGCCGACTGCCGCGCCAATGAGCTGCACCACGGCCGCCCCGACCCGGCGCCGGATCCGGTCGACCTGTTCCAGCTGGCGCCGGACAGCATCACCATCACCCAGGGCGCCGCGCATCTGAAAGCGCTGCGCTTTGGACCGCGCGGGCCGTTGCGCTGGTACGCATCCTGCTGCGGCACGCCGTTTGCAAACACCCTGGCCAAGCCCACGCTGCCCTTTGCCGGGATGCGGGCAGACCTGTTTCAGGACACATCCGCACTTGGCAAAATCCGCGCCAAGGCCTTCCTCCCGGTTACCGGCAAACAGACCCGGACCAAGGGCGGCGGGGTCTTGGCCTGGGGCATTCTCAGCCGGATGATCACGTCGCGCCTGTCCGGCCGCTGGCGGGAAACGCCGTTCTTCGATGCAGCCACCGGCAAACCGGTGGCCGAGCCCGAATTGCTCTGCAAAGACCAGCGCGCAAAACTTTACTCTTAG